From the Quercus lobata isolate SW786 chromosome 6, ValleyOak3.0 Primary Assembly, whole genome shotgun sequence genome, one window contains:
- the LOC115950700 gene encoding MDIS1-interacting receptor like kinase 2-like codes for MMRSLTQLDLSSNVLIGPIPSSIGNLSELQQLYLYSNSLSGSIPEELGLLKHLWVVQLSSNRLTGPIPDSIGNLVELSDLTLYENNLSGSIPTTIGNLTKLTTLALFMNELSGSVPLEMNNLTNFIKLELSFNNFTGPLPKRICHAGALQHFVTVDNHFTGPIPESLKNCSSLVRVRLDGNQLTGNIAEDFSIHPNLIYIDLSGNNLYGELSSQWGQCHNLTSLKISNNKISGSIPPEIGNATMLGVLDLSSNHLVGKIPKDLGRLKSLLKLLLNNNQLSGNIPSDIGILSVLEHCNLAANNLNGLIPKQLGQCSKLLFLNLSRNILHGRIPSDIGSLQSLQSLDVSQNLLVGEIPQQLGGMKMLETLNLSHNNLSGSIPFSFGDSASLTSIDISYNELEGPIPNITAFRKAPIAALKNNKGLCGNVAGVSLLLCQRVKKTEDKPREVRNDNLFAIWSYDGKMVYENIIEATEEFDSKYCIGVGGFGSVYKAELQASQVVAVKKLHPLPDGEIFNQKAFVSEIRALTEIRHRNIVKLYGFCSHPKHSLLVYEFLEGGSLVKLLNNEEGAKTFDWIKRANVVKGVANALSYMHHDCSPPIIHRDISSKNVLLDQEYEAHISDFGTARLLKPDSSNWTSLAGTYGYMAPELAYTMEINEKCDVFSFGVLALEIIMGKHPGDLISSLSSSTRTTCDMLLKDALDQRLSLPINQVAREVLSIAKIAIACLHTIPQSRPTMQQVSQELSTQKPHFPNTLFTITLGEVVDLGGLTV; via the exons ATGATGAGATCTCTCACTCAACTTGATTTGTCATCTAATGTTCTCATTGGTCCAATTCCCTCTTCCATTGGAAACTTGAGCGAGTTACAACAACTTTACCTTTATTCCAACAGTCTTTCTGGTTCCATACCTGAGGAATTAGGATTGCTTAAACATCTATGGGTAGTTCAATTATCAAGTAATAGACTCACTGGTCCAATCCCTGATTCCATAGGAAATTTGGTTGAATTGTCTGATCTTACACTTTATGAAAACAACCTTTCTGGATCAATTCCAACCACAATTGGAAATTTGACCAAGCTTACCACTTTAGCTTTGTTCATGAACGAACTAAGTGGTTCTGTTCCACTCGAAATGAATAATCTTACCAATTTCATAAAATTGGAACTAAGTTTCAACAATTTTACTGGGCCATTGCCTAAACGGATATGCCATGCTGGAGCACTACAACATTTTGTTACCGTTGATAACCATTTTACAGGCCCTATCCCAGAAAGCTTGAAAAATTGTAGTAGCCTCGTTCGAGTTAGGCTTGATGGAAACCAACTAACAGGAAATATAGCTGAAGATTTTAGCATTCATCCGAACTTGATTTATATCGATTTGAGTGGTAATAATCTATATGGTGAACTTTCATCGCAGTGGGGGCAGTGTCATAACTTGACAAGCCTAAAAATTTCCAACAACAAGATTTCTGGTAGTATACCACCTGAAATTGGCAATGCAACAATGCTAGGCGTCCTTGACCTCTCTTCAAATCATCTGGTGGGAAAGATTCCAAAGGATCTGGGGCGCCTGAAGTCATTGCTCAAACTTCTTTTGAACAATAACCAGCTTTCAGGTAACATTCCTTCTGATATTGGAATCCTATCTGTTTTAGAACATTGTAACTTGGCAGCAAACAATCTCAATGGCTTGATCCCCAAACAACTTGGACAATGCTCAAAATTGTTGTTCCTGAATCTAAGTAGAAATATACTCCATGGAAGAATTCCTTCTGATATAGGAAGCTTACAGTCTCTTCAAAGTCTCGATGTTAGTCAGAATTTGCTGGTAGGAGAGATACCACAACAGCTTGGAGGCATGAAAATGTTGGAAACATTAAATCTCTCTCACAATAATCTCTCTGGTTCCATTCCATTCTCGTTCGGTGATAGTGCAAGCTTGACATCCATTGATATATCCTACAATGAGTTAGAGGGTCCTATTCCTAACATCACCGCCTTCCGCAAGGCTCCAATCGCAGCactaaaaaataacaaaggCTTGTGTGGTAATGTTGCTG GAGTTTCACTTCTTCTTTGCCAAAGAGTGAAGAAAACAGAAGACAAGCCAAGAGAAGTGCGTAACGATAATCTTTTTGCAATATGGAGTTATGATGGAAAAATGGTGTATGAAAACATCATTGAAGCTACGGAGGAATTCGATTCCAAATATTGCATTGGAGTGGGAGGTTTTGGAAGTGTTTACAAAGCTGAGTTGCAAGCAAGCCAAGTTGTTGCTGTGAAGAAACTTCACCCACTACCTGATGGCGAGATATTCAATCAAAAAGCCTTTGTGAGCGAGATTCGTGCCTTAACAGAAATAAGACATCGTAACATTGTAAAGTTGTATGGTTTTTGTTCGCATCCAAAACACTCTCTTTTGGTTTATGAGTTTTTGGAAGGAGGAAGCTTGGTGAAGTTATTAAACAATGAGGAGGGAGCAAAAACATTTGATTGGATTAAGAGAGCCAATGTGGTAAAAGGAGTGGCAAATGCTTTATCTTATATGCACCATGATTGCTCGCCTCCTATAATTCATCGGGATATATCAAGTAAGAATGTTCTATTGGATCAAGAATATGAAGCTCACATCTCTGACTTTGGCACTGCTAGGCTTTTGAAGCCTGATTCATCCAACTGGACGTCACTTGCAGGCACCTATGGATACATGGCTCCAG AGCTTGCCTACACAATGGAAATTAATGAGAAGTGTGATGTTTTTAGCTTTGGAGTGTTGGCTTTAGAAATAATCATGGGAAAGCATCCTGGAGATCTGATCTCATCGCTCTCATCATCAACACGTACAACCTGTGATATGCTATTGAAGGATGCGTTGGACCAACGCCTTTCACTTCCAATAAATCAAGTTGCAAGGGAAGTGCTCTCCATTGCAAAGATTGCAATTGCTTGCTTGCACACTATTCCCCAATCTCGCCCAACAATGCAACAAGTTTCCCAAGAGCTTTCAACTCAAAAACCACATTTTCCAAATACATTATTCACGATCACATTAGGAGAAGTAGTTGATCTCGGAGGCTTAACTGTCTAA